In Rhodamnia argentea isolate NSW1041297 chromosome 11, ASM2092103v1, whole genome shotgun sequence, one genomic interval encodes:
- the LOC115757497 gene encoding gibberellin-regulated protein 14: protein MASKAVLLLLGLLLLVTTKFSSADDEEQLILKAPYAKVPTPAPANAPAPAKVPVKAPPTPAPVTKTPPPLPPVTKPLPPVTKPLPPPLPPVTKPPPTLPPFTKPLPPVTKPPPTLPPVTKPLPPPLPPVTKPPPTLPPVTKPLPPPLPPVTKPPPTLPPVTKPLPPPLPPVTKPPPTLPPVTKPLPPPLPPVTKPPAAPPLPPVRSKADCIPLCDQRCKLHSRKRVCMRACMTCCDRCKCVPPGTYGNRERCGKCYTDMTTHGNRIKCP from the exons ATGGCTTCAAAAGCAGTGCTCCTTCTGTTGGGTCTTCTGCTTCTGGTCACAACCAAG TTTTCATCTGCTGATGACGAGGAGCAACTCATTTTGAAG GCTCCATATGCCAAGGTCCCAACACCAGCTCCGGCGAATGCGCCAGCTCCGGCTAAAGTTCCTGTGAAGGCTCCGCCTACCCCTGCTCCGGTCACTAAGACCCCGCCTCCTCTGCCGCCAGTCACTAAGCCGCTGCCGCCGGTCACTAAGCCGCTGCCGCCTCCGCTGCCTCCTGTCACTAAGCCTCCTCCTACTCTGCCTCCATTCACTAAGCCACTGCCACCGGTAACTAAGCCGCCGCCTACTCTGCCTCCGGTCACTAAGCCACTGCCACCTCCTCTGCCACCGGTAACTAAGCCGCCGCCTACTCTTCCTCCGGTCACTAAGCCACTGCCGCCTCCTCTGCCACCGGTCACTAAGCCGCCGCCTACTCTGCCTCCGGTCACTAAGCCACTGCCGCCTCCTCTGCCACCGGTCACTAAGCCGCCGCCTACTCTGCCTCCGGTCACTAAGCCACTGCCGCCTCCTCTGCCACCGGTCACTAAGCCGCCTGCAGCTCCGCCTCTGCCACCGGTCAGGTCCAAAGCAG ATTGCATCCCTCTGTGTGATCAGAGATGCAAGTTGCACTCGAGGAAGAGAGTGTGCATGAGGGCTTGCATGACGTGCTGCGACCGATGCAAGTGTGTGCCGCCAGGGACTTACGGAAACCGAGAGCGGTGTGGCAAGTGCTACACCGACATGACCACTCACGGGAACCGTATCAAGTGCCCGTGA
- the LOC115757498 gene encoding extensin-like, which produces MSTLHICPEKKKKKIIENPSEFTTLLYKYHWLSSKFITQTQEINLGSPPPPPLSCLVTMALKFGLLLVAALLLVNATAMASGNTVSAESQKKGKAPPPAETPHHAPEKHHHHHHHHHAAPPPHHSMHAPPPHYSPPHGTVKISHAPPPHHHSEPPVSPTSTRVRGNVQRALQDPPPQEWVHERLHGLLRQGQVRPLRQILVQALGLCHPPWPKDQVPIRAQFHTHPSPYDC; this is translated from the exons ATGTCAACTCTGCATATttgcccagaaaaaaaaaaaaaaaagataattgaaAACCCTTCTGAGTTCACTACATTACTATATAAATACCACTGGTTAAGTTCAAAGTTCATCACTCAAACTCAAGAGATAAACTTgggttctcctcctcctcctcctctttcctgCCTTGTAACAATGGCTTTGAAGTTTGGTCTCCTCCTAGTTGCAGCTCTGCTCTTGGTCAACGCCACG GCTATGGCAAGTGGCAACACTGTGTCTGCGGAG TCACAGAAAAAAGGCAAGGCTCCTCCGCCGGCAGAGACTCCTCATCATGCCCCGGAgaagcaccaccaccaccaccatcatcaccaCGCCGCTCCTCCTCCCCACCACTCCATGCACGCCCCTCCTCCCCACTACTCCCCGCCTCACGGTACCGTGAAGATCAGCCACGCCCCTCCTCCTCACCACCACTCAGAGCCACCAGTGTCTCCCACCAGCACACG GGTGCGAGGCAATGTGCAGCGAGCACTGCAAGACCCACCACCCCAAGAGTGGGTGCATGAAAGACTGCACGGCCTGCTGCGACAAGGTCAAGTGCGTCCCCTCCGCCAAATCCTCGTGCAAGCCCTGGGACTATGTCACCCTCCATGGCCAAAAGATCAAGTGCCCATAAGAGCTCAGTTCCACACGCACCCATCACCATATGACTGCTAA